In the genome of Oligoflexus sp., the window GGGGTCCACCTTGCGGGTTTCCATCACTTCTGCAGCTGGAATTGCAAAAGTCTGGCCATTGCATCGAGCGATGATGGCCGAGATCAAGGACATGCCGAGCGGCAGACGCAGAAGAAAGCGCGTGCCTCGATCCTTCTCGGTGGTCAGGCTGATACTGCCCCCGAAACTTTCCACATAGGTCTTCACGGCATCCAGTCCCACGCCACGCCCGGAAATGTCCGAGGCCTGATCCTTGGTGCTGAAACCGGGAATAAAGATCAGATGAAGTGCGTCCTCGCGAGTGCGCACGCCTTCCACATTCAGGCCTTTGCGCCGCGCGGATTCCAGGACCTTGCGATCGTCGATGCCGCTGCCGTCATCGCTGACCGTGACCAGCACATCGTTGCCTTCCAGCCGGGAATCAAAACGAATGACGGCCTGAACGGACTTGCCTTTACGGGTGCGTTCGGCGGCATCTTCAATGCCGTGATCCATGGCGTTGCGAGTCAAATGAATGAGGGGTTCGGCCAGGGTATCCAGAATTTTCTTGTCGATTTCGGTGTCTTCGCCGGTCACTTCCACGCGAATCTGCTTGCCGGAGTTCTGGCTGTAATCGCGCACGGTTTTTTCCATGCGCCGCATCAGGGATTTCACGGGCATCATGCGCATGCTGACGGCCAGCTGCTCCAGCTCGCTGATGTTTTTGCGAAGACTGTTGTCCAGTGTTTCCCAGCTATGCATGAAGGAATCAATCGTTGTTTGATCGCCGTGAAGACGTTCGGCCAGATATTTCAATTGATTGCGAATCAGGAAAAGTTCCGAGATGATTTCAAAATTTCTTTGGATTCGATCGAGCGGCACGCGAATGGTTTCCGTGCTGGCGACTTTGGGTGACGGGGCCTCGGCGGCTGCGGGCAAGGATGCAGGAGCCGTTGCAGGAGCAGGCGTGGAAGCGGGCACTGGATCATCGAAGAATCCAAACGCGGCCACGGGAGCCTGAAGCGTCGGGACCGAGGCCGGGGCCGCGCCCTCACCGCGTTCTTCCGCTTCTATCATATTTTCAATCATATCCACGGCCGTGAGGATATAATTCACTTCATTCGCCTGAACGGTGGAAGGCGCCGCTTTAAAAGGCAGAAGGAAATTTTCCAGCTCATGCGCCAGGTCGCGAATCGGCATGATCTGAACGCTTCCGGCGCTGCCCTTGATCGTATGCAGAGCCCGCCAGACGGTGGCCATGCGTTCCACCTGATCCGAACACGCCGCCCAGCCATCCAGCTGGTCGCGAATGCGCTCGATCAGCTCGCGGCTTTCCTCGAAGAATGTCTGTTTGAATTCAATGTCAACCATCAGGCCGCTTCCTGTTCAACCTCGTTGTCATTCCATTCCTGCAGCATCTTGGTGCAGGTATCCAGAGTCTTGGCCAGAAGGTCGATGCGATCTTTCAGCGAACCGAAGGTCACTTCGATATCCAGCGTGGAATCCTGGGACTTCTCGGACAGTCGGGCCACTTCATCTGCGACCACGGCAAAGCCTTTTCCGGCCTGCCCTGCCCGCGCTGCTTCGATCGAAGCATTCAAAGCGAGAAGGTCGGTCTTGGTCGAGATATCACGGATCACATGGATCATTTTTTCAATCTTGTCGAGCGAGGCGCAGGTCTCGCGGATATGCTCCTGGGAACGATCCAGGTTATGGCGCAGACTGTCTTTGGTGTTGCTTTTGGACTTCATGCGAGAGCCTCCTTTATGCGTAACGTTTCTGGCGGCCAACTTCGAGGTCCTCCAGCCAGGCCAGGAATGGTTTGATGGTATCGCCGCGGAAAATCGCCCCGTGCTGCGGGCAGATCATGGTCGGATTCAGTTTGCGCACGCGCTCCACCCAGATCCTGAGGGCCTGGGACGAGGGCATCCAGCGTTGATGAAATTTTTCCATGTACCGCACATGGGCATTGAAGTCCTTGACGAAGATATCCGCATTCGCGGGCATCAGGGCCGCGCCGACATCTCCGCTGAAAAGAATGCGCGACTCCGGGTCAAAGAGATGAAAGTTCCCCGGCGAATGGCAGTGGTGCGCAGGGATGAAGTGAAATTCCCGTCCGCCCAAAGTCGTGGTTCCGCCTTCATCCGGCAGATTTTCAAAGTTGGCGGCGAATTCGTTGCCGAAGTGAGCCACGAATCCGCTCCAGAGCCAGGACAGATGGATCCTGGCATTCGGCACCAGCCCGAGCCACAAGGGAAGCGAGGACATGATGTCGGGATCCTGATGGCTGCAAAGAAAGGCTTTGATTCTGCTGATATCAATCACCTCGGACACCGAGGCAATAAGATGCGGAAACAC includes:
- a CDS encoding chemotaxis protein CheA, translated to MVDIEFKQTFFEESRELIERIRDQLDGWAACSDQVERMATVWRALHTIKGSAGSVQIMPIRDLAHELENFLLPFKAAPSTVQANEVNYILTAVDMIENMIEAEERGEGAAPASVPTLQAPVAAFGFFDDPVPASTPAPATAPASLPAAAEAPSPKVASTETIRVPLDRIQRNFEIISELFLIRNQLKYLAERLHGDQTTIDSFMHSWETLDNSLRKNISELEQLAVSMRMMPVKSLMRRMEKTVRDYSQNSGKQIRVEVTGEDTEIDKKILDTLAEPLIHLTRNAMDHGIEDAAERTRKGKSVQAVIRFDSRLEGNDVLVTVSDDGSGIDDRKVLESARRKGLNVEGVRTREDALHLIFIPGFSTKDQASDISGRGVGLDAVKTYVESFGGSISLTTEKDRGTRFLLRLPLGMSLISAIIARCNGQTFAIPAAEVMETRKVDPEQIALNGQHSYFKYRGKFIPCFSIADQIFKGSKTENLSSRGQKQRVPVFLVKTLHGLVALFAEEALSNSEIAVKSVPDNAWQSPFVTGVSILPTGEPVFVISLVRLFEKRINLQGQVAGGKKHADAA
- a CDS encoding MBL fold metallo-hydrolase, whose protein sequence is MQRHVLYNNNGLVWLAFARDPLKPQNIVDTNEYMIISGQDALLMDPGGTEVFPHLIASVSEVIDISRIKAFLCSHQDPDIMSSLPLWLGLVPNARIHLSWLWSGFVAHFGNEFAANFENLPDEGGTTTLGGREFHFIPAHHCHSPGNFHLFDPESRILFSGDVGAALMPANADIFVKDFNAHVRYMEKFHQRWMPSSQALRIWVERVRKLNPTMICPQHGAIFRGDTIKPFLAWLEDLEVGRQKRYA
- a CDS encoding methyl-accepting chemotaxis protein; translation: MKSKSNTKDSLRHNLDRSQEHIRETCASLDKIEKMIHVIRDISTKTDLLALNASIEAARAGQAGKGFAVVADEVARLSEKSQDSTLDIEVTFGSLKDRIDLLAKTLDTCTKMLQEWNDNEVEQEAA